A window from Primulina huaijiensis isolate GDHJ02 chromosome 13, ASM1229523v2, whole genome shotgun sequence encodes these proteins:
- the LOC140956269 gene encoding pathogenesis-related protein PR-1-like, which translates to MKTNRSSSKMKTMHGFILIFLFIITTNYTKAAVTPQSYTKQFLGPQNAARAVLRLPPLVWDAKLEKYAAWYANKRRVDCALEHSSGPYGENIFWGSGNGWSPVQAANAWVSERQGYKYRSNSCAYGMVCGHYTQIVWRDTRRIGCARVVCYGGRGVFMTCNYDPPGNYIGERPY; encoded by the coding sequence ATGAAAACAAATAGAAGCAGCTCAAAAATGAAAACCATGCATGGTTTTATTCTCATTTTCCTCTTCATCATCACAACAAATTACACCAAGGCCGCTGTCACACCCCAAAGTTACACCAAACAATTTTTGGGTCCCCAAAACGCCGCCCGAGCCGTCCTGCGATTGCCGCCGTTGGTGTGGGATGCAAAGCTCGAAAAGTACGCAGCATGGTATGCAAACAAGAGGCGTGTGGACTGTGCGCTAGAGCACTCGAGTGGGCCCTATGGAGAGAACATATTTTGGGGTAGCGGCAACGGGTGGAGTCCGGTTCAGGCAGCCAACGCATGGGTGTCGGAGAGGCAGGGATACAAGTACCGGTCGAATTCTTGTGCCTATGGAATGGTATGCGGGCATTACACTCAGATTGTTTGGAGGGACACGAGGAGAATCGGGTGTGCCCGAGTTGTTTGCTATGGTGGACGGGGAGTTTTCATGACATGTAATTATGATCCGCCGGGAAACTACATCGGAGAAAGACCGTATTAA